The following coding sequences are from one Pseudonocardia sp. EC080619-01 window:
- a CDS encoding SPFH domain-containing protein: MDAGVIIAIVLLVLVVTIVVKSIVIVPQEWAYIIERLGRYHSTREGGPAILVPFVDRTRERVDLREQVVSFPPQPVITQDNLTVNIDTVVYFKVNDAKAAVYEIANYIAGVEQITTTTLRNVVGGMTLEQTLTSRDRINTALRGELDEATERWGIRVARVEIKAIDPPPSIQNSMEQQMKADREKRAMILTAEGQRESAIRSAEGQKQSQILTAEGAKQASILEAEAERQGEILRAQGRRAAQYLEAQGAAKAIEKKFAAIKAGRPTPELLAYEYLQTLPEMAQGEASKMWVVPSDFGKALEGFTRMLGAPGDDGVFRYTPSPDDGTVSRPADDDDSVEDWFDTSTDPEIARQVAEATAAAQAEVPPVGDRPASGGDGGGSSPSQIEASRQVPGLSTTPGDVQPHPNGEHQG; the protein is encoded by the coding sequence ATGGATGCCGGTGTGATCATCGCGATCGTCCTGCTCGTCCTGGTCGTGACGATCGTCGTCAAGTCGATCGTCATCGTGCCGCAGGAGTGGGCGTACATCATCGAGCGGCTCGGCCGCTACCACAGCACCCGGGAGGGCGGCCCCGCCATCCTGGTGCCGTTCGTGGACCGCACCCGGGAGCGGGTCGACCTGCGGGAGCAGGTCGTGTCCTTCCCGCCGCAGCCGGTCATCACCCAGGACAACCTGACGGTGAACATCGACACGGTCGTCTACTTCAAGGTCAACGACGCCAAGGCCGCGGTCTACGAGATCGCCAACTACATCGCCGGTGTCGAGCAGATCACCACCACGACCCTGCGGAACGTGGTCGGCGGGATGACGCTGGAGCAGACCCTGACCTCGCGGGACCGGATCAACACCGCGCTGCGCGGCGAGCTCGACGAGGCCACCGAGCGCTGGGGCATCCGGGTGGCCCGGGTCGAGATCAAGGCGATCGACCCGCCGCCGTCCATCCAGAACTCGATGGAACAGCAGATGAAGGCCGACCGTGAGAAGCGGGCCATGATCCTCACGGCGGAGGGCCAGCGGGAGTCGGCGATCCGCAGCGCCGAGGGTCAGAAGCAGTCGCAGATCCTCACCGCCGAGGGTGCCAAGCAGGCGTCCATCCTGGAGGCCGAGGCCGAGCGGCAGGGCGAGATCCTGCGCGCGCAGGGCCGCCGGGCCGCGCAGTACCTCGAGGCACAGGGTGCGGCGAAGGCGATCGAGAAGAAGTTCGCCGCGATCAAGGCAGGCCGGCCGACCCCGGAGCTGCTCGCCTACGAGTACCTCCAGACGCTGCCGGAGATGGCGCAGGGCGAGGCCAGCAAGATGTGGGTCGTGCCGTCCGACTTCGGCAAGGCCCTGGAGGGCTTCACCCGCATGCTCGGGGCGCCCGGCGACGACGGTGTCTTCCGCTACACCCCCAGCCCGGACGACGGCACGGTGTCGCGTCCCGCCGACGACGACGACTCCGTCGAGGACTGGTTCGACACCTCCACCGACCCGGAGATCGCCCGGCAGGTCGCCGAGGCCACCGCGGCGGCCCAGGCGGAGGTGCCGCCGGTCGGCGACCGCCCGGCGTCCGGGGGCGACGGTGGCGGGTCCTCCCCGTCGCAGATCGAGGCGTCCCGCCAGGTCCCGGGACTGAGCACCACCCCGGGCGACGTGCAGCCGCACCCGAACGGTGAGCACCAGGGCTGA
- a CDS encoding energy-coupling factor ABC transporter ATP-binding protein — MNPSLRLHDLAYAYPDGHQALYGVDLTVARGERVALLGPNGAGKTTLVLHLNGILGGGEGSVEVGGLAVERPNLQEIRRRVGIVFQDPDDQLFMPTVGEDVAFGPANFGLRGDALTDRVRTALRAVGMEGHADRSPLHLSGGQRRRVALATVLACDPEILVLDEPSSNLDPVARRELAEVLLGLDVTMLMVTHDLPYALQLCPRSVVLDGGVVTADGPTRDLLADDALLARHRLELPYGFVLA; from the coding sequence GTGAACCCGTCGCTGCGCCTGCACGATCTCGCCTACGCCTACCCCGACGGCCACCAGGCCCTCTACGGGGTCGACCTCACCGTCGCCCGTGGGGAACGGGTCGCGCTCCTCGGTCCGAACGGCGCCGGGAAGACGACGCTCGTGCTGCACCTGAACGGGATCCTCGGCGGCGGGGAGGGGTCGGTCGAGGTGGGCGGGCTCGCGGTGGAGCGGCCGAACCTGCAGGAGATCCGGCGCCGGGTGGGGATCGTCTTCCAGGACCCGGACGACCAGCTGTTCATGCCCACCGTCGGCGAGGACGTCGCGTTCGGGCCCGCGAACTTCGGGCTGCGCGGCGACGCGCTCACCGACCGGGTCCGGACGGCGCTGCGCGCGGTCGGGATGGAGGGGCACGCCGACCGGTCCCCGCTGCACCTCTCCGGGGGCCAGCGGCGCCGGGTGGCGCTGGCGACGGTTCTCGCCTGCGACCCGGAGATCCTGGTTCTCGACGAGCCGTCGTCGAACCTGGACCCGGTGGCCCGCCGCGAACTGGCCGAGGTCCTGCTCGGGCTGGACGTGACGATGCTGATGGTCACCCACGACCTGCCGTACGCGCTGCAGCTGTGCCCGCGCAGCGTCGTCCTCGACGGCGGGGTGGTCACCGCCGACGGCCCGACCCGGGATCTCCTCGCCGACGATGCCCTGCTGGCGAGGCACCGCCTCGAACTGCCCTACGGCTTCGTACTGGCATGA
- the cbiQ gene encoding cobalt ECF transporter T component CbiQ, producing MGAGHTHPLHLAHDSPVHRLPPEVKIVSAFLVVVCVVATPREAFAVFGGFALLLVAVWTAARIPPGWILRRSLIELPFVVLAVLLPLTGPPPSVDVLGFALSGPGLLGAWNILIKGTLGVLTSLTLAATTPMRDLLAGLQRLRAPAIVTTIATLMLRYAEVIAGEARRMRLSRISRGHDPRFLWQAAATARGIGALFVRSYEGGERVHLAMLSRGWTGTMPPLGDTRTTARQWVAGLSAAAVALVLAGSGWLLT from the coding sequence ATGGGAGCGGGGCACACCCACCCGCTGCATCTCGCCCACGACTCCCCCGTGCACCGGCTCCCGCCCGAGGTCAAGATCGTCTCGGCGTTCCTGGTCGTGGTGTGCGTGGTCGCCACGCCGCGGGAGGCGTTCGCGGTGTTCGGCGGGTTCGCGCTGCTTCTCGTGGCGGTCTGGACCGCGGCGCGGATCCCGCCGGGCTGGATCCTGCGGCGGTCGCTGATCGAGCTGCCGTTCGTCGTGCTGGCGGTGCTGCTGCCGCTCACCGGCCCGCCGCCGTCGGTGGACGTCCTCGGGTTCGCGCTGTCCGGGCCCGGCCTGCTCGGGGCGTGGAACATCCTCATCAAGGGGACCCTCGGCGTCCTGACCTCGCTGACCCTCGCCGCGACGACACCGATGCGCGACCTGCTCGCCGGCCTGCAGCGACTGCGGGCCCCGGCGATCGTGACCACGATCGCCACGCTGATGCTGCGCTACGCCGAGGTGATCGCCGGAGAGGCCCGCCGGATGCGGCTGTCCCGGATCTCCCGCGGGCACGACCCGCGGTTCCTCTGGCAGGCCGCGGCCACGGCACGCGGGATCGGAGCCCTGTTCGTCCGCTCCTACGAGGGTGGTGAGCGGGTGCACCTGGCGATGCTGTCCCGCGGCTGGACCGGGACCATGCCGCCACTGGGCGACACCCGGACCACCGCCCGGCAGTGGGTCGCCGGGCTGTCGGCGGCGGCCGTCGCGCTGGTGCTCGCCGGATCGGGCTGGTTGCTGACGTGA
- a CDS encoding PDGLE domain-containing protein → MTTPATGRRTAVFLAGFLLVSLLVAGLLSSLASPDPDGLDTVARDGCTVVETPQGEEQLEGSCIAQNEGEHATASSPLAGYAVGGTDGTTGIAGVAGVVVTVVVAGGVFLLLRRRSR, encoded by the coding sequence ATGACCACCCCCGCCACCGGCCGGCGCACCGCGGTGTTCCTCGCCGGGTTCCTCCTGGTGTCGCTGCTCGTCGCCGGGCTGCTGTCCTCCCTGGCCTCCCCGGACCCCGACGGCCTCGACACGGTCGCCCGCGACGGCTGCACGGTCGTCGAGACCCCGCAGGGCGAGGAGCAGCTGGAGGGCAGCTGCATCGCGCAGAACGAGGGCGAGCACGCGACGGCGTCGAGCCCGCTGGCCGGCTACGCGGTCGGCGGTACCGACGGGACCACCGGGATCGCGGGCGTCGCCGGAGTGGTGGTGACGGTCGTCGTGGCGGGCGGGGTGTTCCTGCTGCTCCGCCGCCGGTCCCGGTGA
- a CDS encoding energy-coupling factor ABC transporter permease: MQTHAVAMHMSDGLVNGPTALLFGVVAVGALALAVVRARADLDDRTAPMAGLVTAFVFAVQMINFPILPGASGHLLGGALVAILVGPWVGMISISIVLVVQALLFADGGLTALGLNITNMAVIGVTAGWLVARALRPLALRSRGGLVGVAFVAALLNTVVAAMGFVAEYAIGGAGGATLGTVFALMGGLHVLIGIGEGVITAATVGAVAAVRPDLVYLLRGTSVPLARRSPSGTGGTAR, from the coding sequence ATGCAGACCCATGCGGTCGCCATGCACATGAGCGACGGGTTGGTGAACGGGCCGACCGCGCTGCTCTTCGGCGTGGTGGCGGTCGGCGCGCTCGCACTGGCCGTCGTCCGGGCCCGCGCCGACCTCGACGACCGGACGGCCCCGATGGCCGGGCTGGTGACGGCGTTCGTCTTCGCCGTCCAGATGATCAACTTCCCGATCCTGCCCGGTGCCAGCGGGCACCTGCTCGGTGGCGCCCTGGTCGCGATCCTCGTCGGCCCGTGGGTCGGGATGATCTCGATCTCGATCGTCCTGGTCGTGCAGGCCCTGCTGTTCGCCGACGGTGGTCTCACGGCCCTCGGGCTCAACATCACCAACATGGCGGTGATCGGGGTGACGGCCGGCTGGCTCGTCGCCAGGGCACTGCGCCCGCTCGCCCTCCGCTCCCGGGGCGGTCTCGTCGGCGTCGCCTTCGTCGCGGCCCTGCTCAACACCGTCGTCGCGGCGATGGGCTTCGTGGCCGAGTACGCGATCGGCGGAGCCGGGGGCGCGACGCTCGGCACCGTGTTCGCGCTGATGGGCGGCCTGCACGTGCTGATCGGGATCGGCGAGGGCGTGATCACCGCGGCGACCGTCGGCGCGGTCGCCGCGGTGCGGCCCGATCTCGTGTACCTGCTCAGGGGGACGTCGGTGCCGCTCGCGCGCCGGTCCCCGTCCGGGACCGGAGGGACGGCCCGATGA
- a CDS encoding glycosyltransferase — MRPGGFLPSVSVCIPVYNGESYLAETIRSVLEQTWRDFELVVLENNSSDRSWEIATSFRDPRIRVERNRETLSQGENWNRAVQLCRAPLVKLVCADDLLHPRCLELQVPPMRDDPSLALVASRRHMIDEQSRVLVPRRGLGAGLVGLHSGSEVARRVIRNGANPIGEPGNVLFRQEQFVTAGGWRADRRFIMDLDLWMRLLQYGDFLGVPETLAAFRIARGSVSSEYEQQISDEQQQLIDELGESGTFDVRPLDVRIGRIALPLGRARRKALFRVSRIAARKDDKLMAEQEEAASAR; from the coding sequence ATGAGGCCCGGCGGCTTCCTGCCCAGCGTGTCCGTCTGCATCCCGGTCTACAACGGTGAGAGCTACCTCGCGGAGACCATCCGCAGTGTCCTGGAGCAGACCTGGCGGGACTTCGAGCTCGTCGTGCTGGAGAACAACAGCTCCGACCGCAGCTGGGAGATCGCGACGTCGTTCCGCGACCCGCGGATCCGGGTGGAGCGCAACCGCGAGACCCTGTCGCAGGGCGAGAACTGGAACCGCGCGGTGCAGCTGTGCCGCGCTCCCCTGGTCAAGCTCGTGTGCGCCGACGACCTGCTGCACCCGCGCTGCCTGGAGCTGCAGGTGCCGCCGATGCGCGACGACCCGTCGCTGGCCCTCGTCGCGTCCCGCCGGCACATGATCGACGAGCAGAGCCGCGTCCTCGTGCCCCGGCGCGGGCTGGGCGCCGGACTCGTCGGGCTGCACTCGGGCAGCGAGGTGGCCCGTCGCGTCATCCGCAACGGCGCCAACCCGATCGGCGAGCCGGGCAACGTCCTGTTCCGGCAGGAGCAGTTCGTGACGGCCGGCGGCTGGCGTGCCGACCGGCGGTTCATCATGGACCTCGACCTCTGGATGCGGCTGCTGCAGTACGGCGACTTCCTCGGCGTGCCGGAGACCCTCGCGGCGTTCCGCATCGCCCGCGGCTCGGTGTCCTCGGAGTACGAGCAGCAGATCTCCGACGAGCAGCAGCAGCTGATCGACGAGCTCGGCGAGTCCGGCACCTTCGACGTCCGCCCGCTCGACGTCCGCATCGGCCGGATCGCGCTCCCGCTCGGCCGTGCCCGCCGCAAGGCGCTGTTCCGGGTCTCGCGGATCGCCGCCCGTAAGGACGACAAGCTCATGGCCGAGCAGGAGGAGGCGGCCTCGGCCCGGTAG
- a CDS encoding glycosyltransferase family 2 protein translates to MPTRNEARNLEIVLPAIAAVRPAVHEVLVVDGNSKDGTVETARRVLPGVRIVRQTRKGKGNAMACGFAAANGDVLVMFDADGSADPQEIPRFVQALVEGADFAKGSRFAKGGGSDDITLLRKSGNAGLNLVANTLFGTRYTDLCYGYNAFWADILPQLELPAVDMPPHPDDGMYWGDGFEIETVLNCRVAAAGLSITEVPSKERERMFGETNLRTFADGTRVLRTLAAERRRAGREPGAAAALPAAVTPPAGHPVAPQPGRTNGTNPAPPVSGSTPPAAAPERPRPAPRPAEADAPTLPPYRPQPSSQPVARDRRGQKAGAAGLSGRAATAPGGADRDGTGRHDPAGVRYAWGEEAS, encoded by the coding sequence GTGCCGACCCGTAACGAGGCCCGCAACCTGGAGATCGTCCTCCCGGCCATCGCCGCCGTGCGGCCCGCCGTGCACGAGGTCCTCGTCGTCGACGGGAACTCCAAGGACGGCACCGTCGAGACCGCCCGGCGCGTCCTGCCCGGTGTGCGGATCGTCCGCCAGACCCGCAAGGGCAAGGGCAACGCCATGGCCTGCGGTTTCGCCGCGGCCAACGGTGACGTCCTGGTCATGTTCGACGCCGACGGCTCGGCCGACCCGCAGGAGATCCCGCGCTTCGTCCAGGCACTCGTCGAGGGCGCCGACTTCGCCAAGGGCAGCCGCTTCGCCAAGGGGGGCGGCAGCGACGACATCACCCTGCTGCGCAAGAGCGGCAACGCCGGCCTGAACCTGGTCGCGAACACGCTGTTCGGCACCCGCTACACCGATCTCTGCTACGGCTACAACGCGTTCTGGGCGGACATCCTGCCGCAGCTGGAGCTGCCGGCGGTGGACATGCCCCCGCACCCCGACGACGGCATGTACTGGGGCGACGGGTTCGAGATCGAGACCGTCCTGAACTGCCGGGTCGCCGCCGCCGGTCTGTCGATCACCGAGGTCCCCTCGAAGGAGCGGGAGCGGATGTTCGGCGAGACCAACCTGCGGACCTTCGCCGACGGCACCCGGGTCCTGCGCACCCTGGCCGCCGAGCGCCGCCGGGCCGGGCGCGAGCCCGGTGCCGCCGCCGCGCTGCCGGCCGCCGTCACCCCGCCCGCCGGGCACCCGGTGGCGCCGCAGCCGGGCCGGACCAACGGTACGAACCCGGCACCGCCCGTCTCCGGAAGCACCCCGCCCGCCGCTGCGCCGGAGCGTCCGCGCCCGGCCCCGCGGCCCGCGGAGGCCGACGCGCCGACCCTGCCGCCCTACCGGCCGCAGCCCTCGTCGCAGCCGGTCGCTCGTGATCGCCGTGGTCAGAAGGCCGGTGCCGCCGGTCTGTCCGGCCGCGCCGCCACGGCACCGGGTGGTGCGGACCGGGACGGGACCGGGCGTCACGACCCGGCCGGCGTGCGGTACGCATGGGGTGAAGAGGCGTCCTGA
- a CDS encoding lipopolysaccharide biosynthesis protein, with product MPSRPTGGPGPHDPYADPTTRALPAAGGAPGPETGPDAPTQRLEPARERVRSRELSEQRTEYIPLVGLRGPGENPPPPSDHGPDTDGDDGGHGKNGGIGDGIALTLCSGFGSIAGLLGVLIAARIMPQEEVGRASEFVSAFQLIGGMAQLNLGLGLMRWLPGAGRRSVRLTFGALLLIMPLSGLIGLVYGVIVPRIAETAGGGSLGLGLLVLVLTCAGWGVFVVHDFVMVAIGKPWVAVWRNGTFAVVRIVLLLALGASLHSQAMVLSWAIPVVLWVAAGTAMLWYMTRRFAAAGGPGIVPSRAEAIAFLAPTALAQCGNALLYNQVPLFANIRMGNEIGAVFFICWQAVTVIDLAATFFTNSLAVQTAREPHRADEFARLARRRMLLLFLPALGVGAVLGYPVLSLLGEGYAAGAPALAVLMAGLLFRLLVVFELARRQADGDGMGYAKIQLLNTGLVVVFAGLVPLPDPATTSVSMVMLPMVLGYVGAQVLCALALRFVPAWNRRPSTEVKS from the coding sequence ATGCCCTCCCGTCCGACGGGCGGCCCCGGCCCGCACGACCCGTACGCCGACCCGACGACGCGGGCGCTGCCGGCCGCGGGGGGTGCCCCGGGCCCCGAGACCGGCCCGGACGCGCCGACCCAGCGCCTCGAGCCCGCCCGCGAACGCGTGCGGTCGCGCGAGCTCTCCGAGCAGCGCACCGAGTACATCCCGCTCGTGGGCCTGCGCGGCCCGGGCGAGAACCCGCCGCCACCCTCCGACCACGGCCCCGACACCGACGGCGACGACGGCGGGCACGGGAAGAACGGCGGGATCGGCGACGGGATCGCCCTCACCCTCTGCTCCGGTTTCGGCTCGATCGCCGGCCTGCTCGGCGTCCTGATCGCGGCGCGGATCATGCCGCAGGAGGAGGTCGGCCGGGCCTCGGAGTTCGTGTCGGCGTTCCAGCTGATCGGCGGGATGGCCCAGCTCAACCTGGGTCTCGGCCTGATGCGCTGGCTGCCCGGGGCGGGCCGGAGATCGGTCCGGCTGACCTTCGGCGCGTTGCTGCTGATCATGCCGTTGTCCGGCCTCATCGGCCTGGTGTACGGCGTGATCGTGCCGCGCATCGCCGAGACCGCCGGTGGCGGGAGTCTCGGGCTCGGCCTGCTGGTGCTGGTGCTGACCTGCGCGGGCTGGGGCGTGTTCGTCGTCCACGACTTCGTCATGGTCGCGATCGGGAAACCCTGGGTCGCGGTCTGGCGGAACGGGACGTTCGCCGTCGTCCGGATCGTGCTGCTGCTCGCGCTCGGTGCCTCGCTGCACTCGCAGGCGATGGTCCTGTCCTGGGCGATCCCGGTCGTCCTCTGGGTGGCTGCCGGTACCGCGATGCTCTGGTACATGACGCGGCGGTTCGCCGCGGCCGGTGGTCCCGGCATCGTCCCGAGCCGTGCCGAGGCGATCGCGTTCCTCGCCCCGACGGCCCTGGCCCAGTGCGGGAACGCGCTGCTCTACAACCAGGTGCCGCTGTTCGCGAACATCCGCATGGGCAACGAGATCGGCGCGGTGTTCTTCATCTGCTGGCAGGCGGTGACGGTCATCGACCTCGCCGCCACGTTCTTCACGAACTCGCTGGCCGTGCAGACCGCGCGGGAGCCGCACCGGGCCGACGAGTTCGCCCGGCTCGCGCGGCGTCGCATGCTCCTGTTGTTCCTGCCCGCGCTCGGCGTGGGAGCCGTCCTCGGCTACCCCGTGCTGTCGCTGCTGGGCGAGGGCTACGCGGCCGGTGCGCCGGCCCTGGCCGTCCTGATGGCCGGCCTGCTGTTCCGGCTGCTCGTCGTGTTCGAGCTGGCCCGGCGCCAGGCCGACGGCGACGGCATGGGCTACGCGAAGATCCAGTTGCTCAACACCGGACTGGTCGTCGTCTTCGCCGGCCTGGTCCCGCTGCCCGACCCGGCGACCACGTCCGTCAGCATGGTCATGCTGCCGATGGTGCTGGGCTATGTCGGCGCACAGGTGCTGTGCGCCCTCGCTCTCAGATTCGTCCCGGCGTGGAACCGCCGGCCTTCCACGGAGGTGAAGTCGTGA
- a CDS encoding NAD-dependent succinate-semialdehyde dehydrogenase, with translation MTTNADERRVLEAVPTGLFIGGQWRPAANGATAKVEDPATGEVLTEVADASPADGMDALSAAHTAQPGIAALPPRQRSEILYRAYQLLHERADDLALLMTLEMGKPVAEARGEVVYASEFLRWFAEEAVRIDGGYQVAPNGQTRFLTIRQPVGVCVFVTPWNFPLAMGTRKIAPAIAAGCASIIKPAPQTPLTMLAFAQVLADAGLPDGGLNVINATDAGAVIEPIIRDGRARKISFTGSTPVGKKLLEQAADKVLRSSLELGGNASFIVLDDAAVDAAVEGAMVAKMRNMGEACTAANRFYVQRGVVEEFTTKLAERMGALKVGRGTEDGVNVGPLIDAKGRDKVTDLVADAVANGASVALGGKAQDGPGYFYPPTVLTDVPADSRLNHEEIFGPVAPITVVDSEQQALDAANATEFGLVNYVYTREINRALRIAENLESGMIGLNTGLVSNPAAPFGGVKESGLGREGGNVGIDEFLETKYVAIGFSG, from the coding sequence ATGACCACCAATGCTGACGAGCGCAGGGTCCTGGAGGCCGTCCCGACCGGGCTGTTCATCGGCGGGCAGTGGCGACCGGCCGCGAACGGGGCCACCGCGAAGGTCGAGGATCCGGCCACCGGTGAGGTGCTGACCGAGGTCGCCGACGCCTCCCCGGCCGACGGCATGGACGCGCTGTCCGCCGCGCACACCGCCCAGCCGGGGATCGCCGCACTGCCGCCCCGGCAGCGCAGCGAGATCCTCTACCGGGCCTATCAGCTGCTCCACGAGCGCGCCGACGATCTGGCGCTGCTCATGACCCTGGAGATGGGCAAGCCGGTCGCCGAGGCGCGCGGCGAGGTCGTCTACGCCAGCGAGTTCCTGCGCTGGTTCGCCGAGGAGGCCGTCCGGATCGACGGCGGCTACCAGGTCGCGCCGAACGGGCAGACCCGGTTCCTCACGATCCGCCAGCCCGTCGGTGTCTGCGTGTTCGTGACGCCGTGGAACTTCCCGCTCGCCATGGGCACCCGCAAGATCGCGCCGGCGATCGCGGCCGGCTGCGCGTCGATCATCAAGCCTGCCCCGCAGACGCCGCTGACGATGCTGGCGTTCGCCCAGGTCCTCGCCGACGCCGGTCTGCCCGACGGCGGTCTCAACGTCATCAACGCGACCGACGCCGGCGCCGTGATCGAGCCGATCATCCGCGACGGGCGCGCCCGCAAGATCTCCTTCACCGGCTCCACCCCGGTCGGCAAGAAGCTGCTCGAGCAGGCCGCGGACAAGGTGCTGCGCAGCTCGCTGGAGCTCGGCGGCAACGCGTCGTTCATCGTGCTCGACGACGCCGCCGTCGACGCCGCCGTCGAGGGCGCCATGGTCGCCAAGATGCGGAACATGGGCGAGGCGTGCACCGCGGCCAACCGGTTCTACGTCCAGCGCGGCGTCGTCGAGGAGTTCACGACCAAGCTGGCCGAGCGGATGGGCGCGCTCAAGGTCGGCCGGGGCACCGAGGACGGCGTCAACGTCGGGCCGCTGATCGACGCCAAGGGCCGGGACAAGGTCACCGACCTGGTCGCCGACGCCGTCGCGAACGGCGCGAGCGTCGCACTCGGTGGGAAGGCCCAGGACGGGCCGGGCTACTTCTACCCGCCCACCGTGCTCACCGACGTGCCCGCCGACTCCCGGCTCAACCACGAGGAGATCTTCGGCCCGGTCGCGCCGATCACGGTCGTCGACTCCGAGCAGCAGGCCCTCGACGCAGCCAACGCCACCGAGTTCGGCCTGGTCAACTACGTCTACACCCGTGAGATCAACCGGGCGCTGCGCATCGCGGAGAACCTGGAGAGCGGGATGATCGGCCTGAACACCGGCCTGGTGTCGAACCCGGCGGCACCGTTCGGCGGGGTCAAGGAGTCCGGGCTCGGCCGGGAGGGCGGCAACGTCGGGATCGACGAGTTCCTCGAGACCAAGTACGTGGCGATCGGCTTCTCCGGCTGA
- a CDS encoding acyl-CoA dehydrogenase family protein, protein MAVVAGATTTLTRLPELVPDPVELPGHLAGLRAEVREFLDAERAAGAWTPRADVWLSGWDAGFSRRLGERGWLGMTIPAEYGGHGRSALERYVVTEELLAAGAPVAAHWIADRQIGPSLLRHGTEEQRRAFLPGIARGEVYFGIGMSEPDSGSDLASVRTRAERVDGGWELSGTKVWTSGAHHAHAFFALVRTEPRDDGNRHAGLSQFLVELDRPGVEIRPIPLLTGAHHFNEVRFDRVFIPDERVFGELGNGWAQVTGELAFERSGPERFLSTYPLLAALVGELTARGDVDAGTRRRIGSLVSRVWTLRSMSLAVAGALESGEAPELAAALVKDLGTRYENEIVDAARLLVDVPPDPGAEAGFARLLADAVLHAPGFTLRGGTNEVLRGIVARGMGLR, encoded by the coding sequence ATGGCGGTCGTGGCAGGAGCAACGACGACGCTGACCAGACTGCCGGAGCTGGTGCCCGACCCGGTGGAGCTGCCGGGGCACCTGGCCGGCCTGCGGGCCGAGGTCCGGGAGTTCCTCGACGCCGAACGCGCGGCCGGGGCGTGGACCCCGCGGGCCGACGTGTGGCTCTCCGGCTGGGACGCCGGCTTCTCGCGACGGCTGGGGGAGCGCGGCTGGCTGGGCATGACGATCCCGGCGGAGTACGGCGGGCACGGCCGCTCCGCGCTGGAGCGCTACGTGGTGACCGAGGAGCTGCTCGCCGCCGGTGCCCCGGTGGCGGCGCACTGGATCGCCGACCGGCAGATCGGGCCCTCGCTGCTCCGGCACGGCACCGAGGAGCAGCGCCGGGCGTTCCTGCCCGGCATCGCCCGCGGCGAGGTCTACTTCGGCATCGGCATGTCCGAACCGGACTCCGGCTCCGACCTCGCGTCGGTACGGACCCGGGCGGAGAGGGTCGACGGCGGCTGGGAGCTGTCGGGCACCAAGGTCTGGACGTCCGGTGCGCACCACGCGCACGCGTTCTTCGCGCTCGTCCGCACCGAGCCCCGCGACGACGGCAACCGGCACGCGGGATTGTCGCAGTTCCTGGTGGAGCTGGACCGGCCCGGCGTCGAGATCCGGCCGATCCCGCTGCTCACCGGCGCGCACCACTTCAACGAGGTGCGGTTCGACCGGGTCTTCATCCCGGACGAGCGGGTCTTCGGCGAGCTGGGCAACGGCTGGGCGCAGGTCACGGGCGAGCTCGCCTTCGAGCGGTCCGGGCCGGAACGCTTCCTCTCGACCTACCCGCTGCTGGCCGCGCTGGTCGGCGAGCTGACGGCCCGCGGTGACGTGGACGCGGGCACCCGCCGGCGCATCGGTTCGCTGGTGTCCCGGGTCTGGACGCTCCGGTCGATGTCGCTGGCCGTCGCCGGAGCCCTGGAGTCGGGGGAGGCCCCCGAGCTCGCGGCGGCCCTGGTGAAGGACCTCGGCACGCGCTACGAGAACGAGATCGTCGACGCGGCCCGGCTGCTCGTCGACGTCCCGCCGGATCCCGGTGCCGAGGCCGGTTTCGCCCGGCTGCTGGCCGACGCGGTGCTCCACGCACCCGGCTTCACACTGCGGGGCGGTACGAACGAGGTCCTGCGCGGCATCGTCGCGCGGGGGATGGGACTGCGCTGA